A stretch of Haemophilus influenzae DNA encodes these proteins:
- the pyrF gene encoding orotidine-5'-phosphate decarboxylase: protein MTSKIIVALDYEKEAEALALVDQIDPSLCRLKVGKEMFTTLGINFVKQLHQRNFDVFLDLKYHDIPNTVARAVRSAADLGVWMVDLHASGGLRMMEEAKKILEPYGKDAPLLIAVTVLTSMEDLDLLQIGINASPMEQVLRLAHLTQRAGLDGVVCSPQEVEILRNTCGKEFKLVTPGIRPIGTDFGDQRRVMTPTAAIRAGSDYLVIGRPITQADNPAEVLRSINVSIG from the coding sequence ATGACAAGCAAAATTATTGTGGCATTGGATTATGAGAAAGAAGCAGAGGCTCTTGCTTTAGTTGATCAAATTGATCCAAGTTTGTGTCGATTAAAAGTGGGTAAAGAAATGTTTACTACACTTGGTATTAATTTTGTAAAACAATTACATCAACGTAACTTTGATGTTTTTTTGGATCTTAAATATCACGATATTCCAAATACGGTAGCAAGAGCAGTTCGTTCTGCTGCTGATTTAGGCGTATGGATGGTGGATTTACACGCAAGTGGTGGTTTGCGTATGATGGAAGAGGCGAAGAAAATTCTTGAACCTTATGGGAAAGATGCACCATTGCTTATTGCCGTGACGGTATTAACCAGTATGGAAGATTTGGATTTATTACAAATTGGGATTAATGCATCGCCAATGGAACAAGTTTTACGCTTAGCTCATTTAACCCAACGGGCGGGTTTAGATGGTGTAGTCTGTTCCCCTCAAGAAGTTGAAATTTTACGTAATACTTGTGGTAAAGAGTTTAAATTAGTTACACCGGGGATTCGTCCAATAGGAACTGATTTTGGTGATCAACGACGTGTGATGACGCCTACTGCAGCAATTCGTGCAGGTTCAGATTATTTAGTTATTGGACGCCCTATAACTCAAGCGGATAATCCTGCGGAGGTTCTCCGTTCTATTAATGTATCTATTGGGTAA
- the yciH gene encoding stress response translation initiation inhibitor YciH, whose translation MSDFVLVYSTDVGRIKEEKASVVRPKGDGVVRIQKQTSGRKGAGVSVITGLDLSDEDLKKLAAELKKRCGCGGSVKNGIIEIQGEKRDLLKQLLEQKGFKVKLSGG comes from the coding sequence ATGTCAGATTTTGTTTTAGTGTATTCTACAGATGTGGGGCGAATTAAAGAGGAAAAGGCTTCTGTAGTTCGCCCAAAAGGAGACGGTGTTGTACGTATCCAAAAACAAACAAGTGGTAGGAAAGGTGCTGGCGTATCGGTTATAACTGGTTTAGATTTATCTGACGAGGATTTGAAAAAATTAGCTGCAGAATTAAAGAAACGTTGTGGATGTGGCGGATCAGTTAAAAATGGTATTATTGAAATTCAAGGGGAAAAACGAGATTTGCTCAAGCAATTATTAGAGCAAAAAGGGTTTAAAGTTAAATTATCAGGTGGATGA
- the hda gene encoding DnaA regulatory inactivator Hda: MNKQLPLPIHQINDATLENFYGDNNLLLLDSLRKNSSDLKQPFFYIWGDKGSGKTHLLRAFSNEYLINQRTAIYVPLSKSQYFSTAVLENLEQQELVCLDDLQSVIGNDEWELAIFDLFNRIKASGKTLLLISADKSPSALSVKLPDLNSRLTWGEIYQLNSLTDEQKVEVLQHTAYQRGFQLSDETANFLITRLARDMHTLFEALDLLDKASLQAQRNLTIPFVKEILNL; this comes from the coding sequence TTGAATAAACAGCTTCCCTTACCCATTCATCAAATTAATGATGCCACATTAGAAAACTTTTACGGCGATAATAATCTTTTATTGCTTGATTCTTTACGCAAAAATTCATCTGATTTAAAACAACCGTTTTTCTACATTTGGGGAGATAAAGGCTCTGGTAAAACCCATTTACTTAGAGCATTCAGTAACGAATATTTAATCAATCAACGTACTGCTATTTATGTACCCCTTAGCAAATCTCAATATTTTTCTACCGCAGTTCTTGAAAATTTAGAACAGCAAGAATTGGTATGCTTAGATGATTTACAAAGCGTCATAGGAAATGATGAATGGGAATTAGCTATTTTTGATCTATTCAATCGAATTAAAGCAAGCGGAAAAACGCTGTTACTAATTAGTGCAGATAAATCGCCTTCCGCACTTTCTGTAAAATTACCTGATTTAAACTCTCGCTTGACTTGGGGCGAAATTTATCAATTAAATTCATTAACAGATGAACAAAAAGTCGAAGTACTACAGCATACAGCTTACCAACGAGGATTCCAATTATCTGACGAAACTGCAAATTTTTTAATTACACGACTAGCACGAGATATGCATACTTTATTTGAAGCACTTGATCTACTAGATAAAGCATCATTGCAAGCACAACGAAATCTCACAATTCCTTTCGTCAAAGAAATTTTAAATCTATAA
- a CDS encoding nucleobase:cation symporter-2 family protein has product MTNQTSSFPSENQSKLKQSFVGLQMLFVAFGALVLVPLITGLDSNTALLTAGVGTLLFQFCTGKQVPIFLASSFAFIAPIQYGVQTWGIATTMGGLAFTGLVYFALSTLVKLRGAEALQRFFPPVVVGPVIIIIGMGLAPIAVDMSLGKNSNYAYNDAVLVSMVTLLTTLSVAVFAKGLMKLIPIMFGITVGYILCLFLGLINFQPVIDAPWFSLPKLTTPEFNLEAILYMLPIAIAPAVEHVGGIMAISSVTGKDFLKKPGLHRTLLGDGVATAAASLVGGPPNTTYAEVTGAVMLTRNFNPNIMTWAAVWAIAISFCGKVGAFLSTIPTIVMGGIMMLVFGSIAVVGISTLIRGKVDVTEARNLCIISVVMTFGIGNMFVDVGNVSLKGISLCAIVAIILNLVLPKAKNEVE; this is encoded by the coding sequence ATGACAAACCAAACTTCTTCTTTTCCTTCGGAAAATCAAAGCAAATTAAAACAATCTTTCGTTGGCCTACAAATGCTCTTCGTCGCATTTGGTGCGCTTGTTCTTGTACCATTAATTACAGGACTTGATTCCAATACGGCATTATTAACAGCAGGCGTTGGCACTCTACTTTTCCAATTTTGTACAGGCAAACAAGTGCCTATTTTCTTGGCATCATCTTTTGCCTTTATCGCGCCCATTCAATATGGTGTTCAAACTTGGGGTATTGCGACTACGATGGGCGGTTTAGCGTTTACTGGGCTTGTTTATTTCGCCTTGAGTACGTTAGTAAAATTACGGGGAGCAGAAGCACTACAACGTTTTTTCCCACCAGTGGTTGTTGGGCCAGTAATTATTATCATTGGCATGGGGCTTGCACCTATTGCGGTGGATATGTCATTAGGTAAAAACAGTAACTATGCTTATAACGACGCAGTATTAGTTTCAATGGTAACGCTTCTTACCACTTTATCTGTGGCTGTATTTGCCAAAGGATTGATGAAACTTATTCCAATAATGTTCGGTATTACCGTAGGCTATATTTTGTGTTTGTTTCTGGGTTTAATTAATTTCCAACCAGTTATTGATGCACCTTGGTTCAGTTTGCCCAAATTAACGACACCTGAATTTAACCTAGAAGCTATTCTTTATATGTTACCAATTGCTATTGCCCCTGCCGTAGAACACGTTGGTGGTATTATGGCGATTAGCTCTGTGACAGGTAAAGATTTTCTAAAAAAACCAGGATTACACCGCACTTTATTAGGCGATGGCGTCGCTACTGCTGCAGCTTCTTTAGTGGGCGGTCCGCCTAATACGACTTATGCGGAAGTTACTGGTGCTGTGATGCTAACACGCAACTTTAACCCAAATATTATGACTTGGGCTGCTGTTTGGGCTATTGCGATTTCATTCTGTGGAAAAGTAGGCGCATTCCTATCAACCATTCCAACGATTGTAATGGGTGGAATTATGATGCTTGTTTTCGGTTCAATCGCAGTCGTGGGCATTAGCACCTTAATTCGTGGCAAAGTTGATGTTACCGAAGCGCGTAATCTATGTATTATTTCTGTTGTAATGACATTTGGTATCGGCAATATGTTTGTAGATGTGGGTAACGTATCACTAAAAGGTATCAGCTTATGTGCGATTGTTGCTATCATCTTAAACCTTGTTTTACCGAAAGCAAAAAATGAAGTAGAATAA
- the upp gene encoding uracil phosphoribosyltransferase, with translation MKLVEVKHPLVKHKLGVMREAEIDTKKFRELATEIGSLLTYEATSDLETEKVTINSWNGPVEIDRIKGKKVTVVPILRAGLGMMDGVLEHVPSARISVVGIYRNEETLKPVPYFQKLASDLEERLAIVVDPMLATGGSMIATLDLLKAKGCKHIKVLVLVAAPEGIKALEAAHPDIELYCASIDSHLNEQGYIIPGLGDAGDKIFGTK, from the coding sequence ATGAAACTAGTTGAAGTAAAACACCCACTTGTAAAACACAAACTAGGTGTGATGCGTGAAGCTGAGATTGATACAAAAAAATTCCGTGAACTGGCAACAGAAATTGGTAGCCTATTAACCTATGAAGCAACCTCTGATTTAGAAACTGAAAAAGTAACGATCAACAGTTGGAATGGCCCTGTAGAAATTGATCGAATTAAAGGTAAAAAAGTAACGGTTGTGCCAATTTTACGTGCTGGTTTAGGTATGATGGATGGTGTACTTGAACATGTACCAAGCGCGCGTATCAGTGTAGTGGGAATCTACCGTAATGAAGAAACCCTTAAGCCAGTCCCTTATTTTCAAAAATTAGCTAGCGATTTAGAAGAACGTCTTGCAATTGTTGTCGATCCAATGCTTGCAACAGGCGGTTCTATGATTGCCACCCTCGATCTTTTAAAAGCAAAAGGTTGTAAACATATCAAAGTATTAGTGTTAGTGGCTGCACCAGAAGGAATTAAGGCTCTTGAGGCTGCGCACCCTGACATTGAACTCTACTGCGCTTCTATTGATAGCCATTTAAATGAACAAGGTTACATTATTCCGGGTCTTGGTGACGCGGGCGATAAAATTTTTGGGACAAAATAA
- the dnaX gene encoding DNA polymerase III subunit gamma/tau translates to MSYQVLARKWRPKTFADVVGQEHIITALANGLKDNRLHHAYLFSGTRGVGKTSIARLFAKGLNCVHGVTATPCGECENCKTIEQGNFIDLIEIDAASRTKVEDTRELLDNVQYKPVVGRFKVYLIDEVHMLSRHSFNALLKTLEEPPEYVKFLLATTDPQKLPVTILSRCLQFHLKALDETQISQHLAHILTQENIPFEEPALVKLAKAAQGSIRDSLSLTDQAIAMGDRQVTNNVVSNMLGLLDDNYSVDILYALHQGNGELLMRTLQRVADAAGDWDKLLGECAEKLHQIALMQLLPQKSSDDNEHFSFLAKHISPEDVQFFYQVIVSGRKDLSNAPNRRIGAEMTLLRALAFHPKFLTAVPKTNTTITPPPSTPSAVENTGNYVDVPVLSQSIKSAYSQAKPNKTSIPNLASLSALDALEHLTQLENQERQEHKAESLAVVSETLHHIQELDEEKSHKKMTALPVREMTEPKPKHIEKPTSPPNAAQAPQENSTEENSSDDNAEVAQDEQEILSADTYRWEWSNPELAKADTGVRPSDIKQAILKDITPELRLKIITQTQQQDEWADIVERSGVTGFSKELALNCFLQSKTDDEINLGLHSEKSHLRQDRSIKNLVEALSKLQGKDIRLTINLDDSNVATPIEYRRNIYQALREKAQNELQKDSKLQMLLNEFDAKLDVESIRPV, encoded by the coding sequence ATGAGCTATCAAGTCTTAGCCAGAAAGTGGCGACCAAAAACATTTGCTGATGTCGTTGGGCAAGAACATATTATCACGGCATTAGCAAATGGATTAAAAGATAATCGACTACATCACGCTTACCTCTTTTCAGGCACGCGTGGTGTAGGAAAAACCTCTATTGCTAGATTATTCGCGAAAGGATTAAATTGTGTTCACGGTGTAACGGCAACGCCTTGTGGCGAATGTGAAAATTGTAAAACTATTGAGCAAGGCAATTTTATTGATTTAATTGAAATTGATGCGGCGTCTCGCACAAAAGTTGAAGACACGCGTGAATTATTGGATAACGTGCAATATAAACCAGTTGTGGGCAGATTTAAGGTTTACTTAATCGATGAAGTCCATATGCTATCTCGTCATTCATTTAATGCGTTGCTCAAAACTTTAGAAGAACCGCCCGAATATGTAAAATTTTTACTCGCGACAACAGATCCACAAAAACTACCTGTAACTATTCTTTCTCGCTGTTTACAATTTCATCTTAAAGCATTAGATGAAACTCAAATCTCCCAGCATCTTGCCCATATTTTGACGCAAGAAAATATTCCTTTTGAAGAGCCTGCATTAGTTAAACTTGCAAAAGCGGCGCAAGGAAGTATTCGTGATAGTTTAAGTTTAACGGATCAAGCCATTGCAATGGGCGACCGACAAGTTACGAATAATGTTGTAAGCAATATGTTAGGGTTGCTTGATGATAACTATTCTGTTGATATTTTATACGCCTTACACCAAGGCAATGGCGAACTCTTAATGCGAACACTGCAAAGAGTTGCAGATGCGGCAGGCGATTGGGACAAATTACTTGGCGAATGTGCAGAAAAATTACATCAAATTGCACTCATGCAACTTCTTCCACAAAAATCTTCAGATGACAATGAACATTTTTCATTTTTAGCCAAACATATCTCTCCAGAAGATGTTCAGTTTTTTTATCAAGTGATTGTTTCTGGTAGAAAAGATTTATCAAATGCGCCAAATCGTCGTATTGGAGCAGAAATGACATTATTGAGGGCATTGGCATTCCACCCAAAGTTCCTTACGGCAGTACCAAAGACTAACACTACAATTACTCCACCGCCATCAACGCCAAGTGCGGTTGAAAATACTGGTAATTATGTAGATGTGCCAGTACTGTCGCAAAGTATAAAATCAGCTTATTCTCAAGCAAAACCAAATAAAACGAGCATTCCAAATTTGGCAAGCCTTTCCGCTTTAGATGCGCTGGAACATTTAACACAACTCGAAAACCAAGAACGTCAAGAACACAAAGCTGAATCATTAGCTGTAGTAAGTGAAACTTTACATCACATCCAAGAACTGGATGAAGAAAAATCTCATAAAAAAATGACCGCACTTCCCGTGCGAGAAATGACTGAACCAAAGCCCAAGCACATAGAAAAACCAACATCACCACCAAATGCCGCACAAGCTCCACAAGAAAATAGCACAGAAGAAAATTCAAGTGATGATAATGCAGAAGTTGCTCAAGATGAACAAGAAATCTTGAGTGCTGACACCTATCGTTGGGAATGGAGCAATCCAGAACTTGCTAAAGCCGATACAGGCGTTCGTCCTTCTGATATAAAACAGGCGATTTTAAAAGATATTACGCCTGAATTACGTTTAAAAATCATCACCCAAACTCAACAACAAGATGAGTGGGCAGATATAGTTGAACGTTCTGGCGTAACAGGATTTAGCAAAGAATTAGCGTTAAATTGTTTCTTACAAAGCAAAACCGATGATGAAATCAATCTTGGACTACATTCAGAAAAATCTCATTTACGCCAAGACAGAAGTATAAAAAATTTGGTTGAAGCTTTAAGTAAATTGCAAGGTAAAGATATTCGATTAACAATCAATCTTGATGATAGCAATGTCGCGACGCCAATTGAATATCGCCGTAATATTTATCAAGCATTGCGGGAAAAAGCTCAAAATGAATTGCAAAAAGATAGCAAACTACAAATGTTGCTTAATGAATTCGATGCAAAATTAGATGTAGAGAGTATTCGACCAGTTTAA
- the apt gene encoding adenine phosphoribosyltransferase, with protein sequence MTTQLDLIKSSIKSIPNYPKEGIIFRDITTLLEVPAAFKATIDLIVEQYRDKGITKVLGTESRGFIFGAPVALALGLPFELVRKPKKLPRETISQSYQLEYGQDTLEMHVDAISEGDNVLIIDDLLATGGTVEATVKLVQRLGGAVKHAAFVINLPELGGEKRLNNLGVDCYTLVNFEGH encoded by the coding sequence ATGACTACACAACTTGATTTAATCAAATCTTCTATCAAATCAATTCCTAATTATCCAAAAGAAGGCATTATCTTCCGCGACATTACGACCCTTTTAGAAGTTCCAGCAGCTTTTAAAGCAACAATAGATCTTATTGTGGAACAATATCGCGATAAAGGAATTACCAAAGTGCTTGGAACTGAATCTCGTGGTTTTATTTTTGGTGCCCCCGTTGCCTTAGCACTAGGTTTACCTTTCGAATTAGTACGTAAACCTAAAAAATTACCACGTGAGACTATTTCTCAATCTTATCAATTAGAATATGGTCAAGATACTTTGGAAATGCACGTTGATGCAATTTCAGAAGGTGACAATGTTTTAATTATTGATGATTTATTAGCAACTGGTGGCACAGTTGAAGCGACAGTAAAATTAGTGCAACGTTTAGGTGGAGCGGTAAAACACGCTGCATTTGTGATTAATTTACCTGAATTAGGTGGCGAAAAACGCTTAAATAATTTGGGCGTTGATTGCTATACACTCGTCAATTTTGAAGGTCATTAA
- the lpdA gene encoding dihydrolipoyl dehydrogenase: MSKEIKTQVVVLGAGPAGYSAAFRCADLGLETVIVERYSTLGGVCLNVGCIPSKALLHVAKVIEEAKHANKNGIYFSEPRIELDEVRAGKEAVVAKLTGGLAGMAKARKVTVVEGLATFTDSHTLVARDRDGNPTTVKFDNAIIAAGSRPVQLPFIPHEDPRIWDSTDALKLKEVPKKLLIMGGGIIGLEMGTVYNALGSEVEVVEMFDQVIPAADKDVVGIYTKQVEKKFKLMLETKVTAVEAKDDGIYVSMEGKACNDTKRYDAVLVAIGRVPNGKLIDAGKAGVEVDDRGFIHVDKQMRTNVPHIYAIGDIVGQPMLAHKGVHEGHVAAEVIAGQKHYFDPKVIPSIAYTEPEVAWVGKTEKECKQEGLNYEVAKFPWAASGRAIASECSEGMTKLIFDKDTHRVLGGAIVGSNGGELLGEIGLAIEMGCDAEDIALTIHAHPTLHESVGLAAEVFEGSITDLPNAKAKKK, translated from the coding sequence ATGAGTAAAGAAATTAAAACCCAAGTCGTTGTACTTGGTGCAGGTCCTGCCGGTTATTCAGCCGCATTCCGTTGTGCGGATTTAGGATTAGAAACTGTTATTGTTGAGCGTTATTCAACCTTAGGTGGGGTGTGTTTAAACGTAGGTTGTATTCCATCTAAAGCGTTATTACACGTTGCAAAAGTAATTGAAGAAGCAAAGCACGCTAATAAAAATGGTATTTATTTTAGTGAACCACGCATTGAGCTAGATGAAGTACGTGCAGGTAAAGAAGCTGTTGTTGCTAAATTAACTGGCGGTTTAGCAGGAATGGCAAAAGCACGTAAAGTGACTGTTGTTGAAGGTTTAGCGACTTTTACCGATTCTCACACATTAGTTGCGCGTGATCGCGATGGAAACCCAACGACTGTTAAATTCGACAATGCCATTATTGCGGCAGGTTCTCGTCCAGTTCAATTACCCTTTATCCCACACGAAGATCCTCGTATTTGGGATTCAACAGATGCACTTAAATTAAAAGAAGTACCGAAAAAACTACTTATTATGGGCGGTGGTATCATCGGTTTAGAAATGGGTACTGTATACAATGCTTTAGGTTCTGAAGTTGAAGTTGTTGAAATGTTCGACCAAGTGATTCCCGCAGCAGATAAAGATGTTGTTGGTATTTACACTAAACAAGTTGAGAAAAAATTCAAGTTAATGCTTGAAACCAAAGTGACTGCAGTTGAAGCAAAAGATGATGGTATCTACGTTTCAATGGAAGGCAAAGCCTGTAATGACACCAAACGTTATGATGCAGTACTTGTCGCTATCGGTCGTGTGCCAAATGGTAAATTGATTGATGCAGGTAAAGCAGGCGTTGAAGTAGATGATCGTGGTTTTATTCACGTTGATAAACAAATGCGTACCAACGTGCCACATATCTACGCAATTGGGGATATTGTAGGTCAGCCAATGTTAGCACATAAAGGTGTTCACGAAGGTCACGTTGCCGCAGAAGTCATTGCAGGACAAAAACACTACTTCGATCCTAAAGTAATTCCATCAATCGCTTATACCGAACCAGAAGTGGCGTGGGTAGGTAAAACTGAGAAAGAATGTAAACAAGAAGGCTTAAACTACGAAGTGGCTAAATTCCCTTGGGCTGCATCAGGCCGCGCGATTGCATCTGAATGTTCAGAAGGTATGACGAAGTTAATCTTTGATAAAGATACGCATCGTGTACTGGGCGGTGCAATCGTAGGTTCTAATGGTGGGGAATTATTAGGCGAAATTGGTTTGGCAATTGAAATGGGTTGTGATGCAGAAGATATCGCATTAACTATCCACGCACACCCAACGTTACATGAGTCTGTTGGCTTAGCTGCGGAAGTATTTGAAGGCTCAATTACTGACCTTCCAAATGCAAAAGCGAAGAAAAAATAA
- the aceF gene encoding pyruvate dehydrogenase complex dihydrolipoyllysine-residue acetyltransferase: MSKQIQIPDIGSDEVTVTEVMVNVGDTISVDQSIINVEGDKASMEVPAPEAGVVKEILVKVGDKVSTGTPMLVLEAAGAAPAADEPTAPVADAPTAPVVATAPTASAIVEVNVPDIGGDEVNVTEIMVAVGDTITEEQSLITVEGDKASMEVPAPFGGVVKEILVKSGDKVSTGSLIMRFEVLGAAPAASASASTSAPQTAAPATTAQAPQAAAPDTTAQAAQSNNNVSGLSQEQVEASTGYAHATPVIRRLAREFGVNLDKVKGTGRKGRIVKEDIEAYVKTAVKAYESGATAQATGNGVANGAGLGLLPWPKVDFSKFGEIEEVELSRINKISGANLHRNWVIIPHVTHFDKADITDLEAFRKEQNALAEKQKLGVKITPVVFIMKAVAKALEAYPRFNSSITEDAQRLILKKYINIGVAVDTPNGLVVPVFKNVNKKGIIELSRELMEVSKKAREGKLTASDMQGGCFTISSLGGIGTTHFAPIVNAPEVAILGVSKSSMEPVWNGKEFAPRLILPMSLSFDHRVIDGADGARFISYLGSVLADLRRLVM, encoded by the coding sequence ATGTCAAAACAAATTCAAATTCCTGATATTGGTAGTGATGAAGTTACCGTAACAGAAGTGATGGTAAACGTAGGCGATACCATTTCTGTTGATCAATCTATCATTAACGTTGAAGGCGATAAAGCTTCAATGGAAGTGCCTGCACCAGAAGCGGGTGTTGTAAAAGAAATTTTAGTGAAAGTGGGCGATAAAGTTTCAACTGGTACTCCAATGCTTGTATTAGAAGCGGCAGGTGCTGCTCCAGCAGCTGATGAGCCTACTGCTCCAGTAGCTGATGCGCCTACTGCACCAGTGGTTGCTACCGCACCAACGGCTTCAGCTATTGTAGAAGTAAATGTGCCAGATATTGGTGGCGATGAAGTCAATGTAACCGAAATTATGGTTGCAGTTGGCGATACAATCACTGAAGAACAATCTTTAATTACCGTTGAAGGCGATAAAGCCTCAATGGAAGTTCCTGCACCATTCGGCGGTGTGGTAAAAGAAATTTTAGTGAAATCAGGCGATAAAGTTTCAACTGGTTCATTAATTATGCGTTTTGAAGTACTAGGTGCAGCTCCAGCAGCATCAGCATCAGCTTCAACATCAGCACCACAGACAGCAGCTCCTGCTACTACTGCACAAGCACCACAGGCAGCAGCTCCTGATACTACTGCACAAGCAGCTCAATCAAATAACAACGTATCTGGATTAAGCCAAGAACAAGTAGAAGCAAGTACAGGATATGCACACGCAACACCAGTTATTCGTCGTTTAGCTCGTGAATTTGGTGTAAATCTAGATAAAGTAAAAGGTACTGGTCGTAAAGGTCGTATCGTTAAAGAAGATATTGAAGCTTATGTGAAGACCGCAGTTAAAGCTTATGAAAGCGGTGCAACAGCACAAGCTACTGGCAATGGTGTAGCAAATGGTGCTGGATTAGGCTTATTGCCATGGCCAAAAGTTGATTTCAGTAAATTTGGCGAAATTGAAGAAGTTGAATTAAGTCGTATCAACAAAATTTCAGGTGCTAACTTACATCGTAACTGGGTAATAATTCCACACGTTACTCACTTCGATAAAGCAGATATCACGGATTTAGAAGCATTCCGTAAAGAACAAAATGCGTTAGCAGAAAAACAAAAACTCGGCGTAAAAATCACGCCAGTTGTGTTCATTATGAAAGCGGTGGCAAAAGCATTAGAAGCGTATCCACGTTTCAATAGCTCAATTACCGAAGATGCTCAACGCTTAATCCTGAAAAAATATATTAACATCGGTGTCGCAGTAGATACGCCGAATGGCTTAGTCGTGCCTGTATTCAAAAATGTGAACAAGAAAGGCATTATCGAACTTTCACGTGAATTAATGGAAGTATCGAAAAAAGCACGTGAAGGCAAATTGACTGCATCTGATATGCAAGGTGGCTGTTTCACCATTTCAAGTCTTGGTGGTATTGGTACAACGCACTTTGCGCCAATCGTAAATGCGCCAGAAGTAGCTATCCTTGGTGTGTCTAAATCATCAATGGAGCCAGTATGGAACGGTAAAGAATTTGCGCCACGCTTAATTCTTCCAATGTCATTATCATTCGACCACCGTGTCATTGATGGTGCAGATGGAGCTCGTTTCATTAGCTATCTTGGCTCTGTTTTAGCAGATTTACGTCGCTTAGTAATGTAA